A window of Cohnella herbarum contains these coding sequences:
- a CDS encoding alkaline phosphatase family protein has product MRQPNAIRRVFILGMDGAGNFVQQAHTPHLDRWFNRGAYTYEAQAELPTISAECWGSVLHGVTPDKHGLTNDKAASESYPTDSPFPSLFRLVRDRFPEAKLASFTGWNPINSGIIEENLGVHKVSLPDAELVPALLGYLDENPDVRLLFLQLDEPDGSGHRYGYGEESREYLAAIGVCDERIGSVLERLEKQGLVEDSLIILLTDHGGGGADKHSHGSDHPMDRNVFWGCIGPGIKKGRLSGTVTITNTAAIAALALGITIPEYWDARIPEGLLEGGENNDG; this is encoded by the coding sequence ATGAGACAACCGAATGCGATTCGGCGCGTGTTTATTCTTGGCATGGACGGGGCGGGCAATTTCGTGCAACAGGCCCATACGCCGCATCTGGATCGTTGGTTCAACCGCGGCGCGTATACCTATGAAGCGCAAGCGGAACTCCCGACGATCAGCGCGGAATGCTGGGGCTCCGTGCTTCACGGAGTGACCCCCGACAAACACGGACTGACCAACGACAAGGCGGCAAGCGAGTCCTACCCTACCGACTCCCCGTTCCCCTCCCTTTTCCGGCTAGTTAGAGATCGGTTTCCGGAGGCCAAGCTGGCTTCTTTTACCGGATGGAACCCTATTAATTCGGGCATCATCGAAGAAAATCTCGGCGTACATAAGGTATCCCTGCCGGATGCTGAGCTTGTCCCTGCTCTTCTGGGATATTTAGATGAGAATCCCGACGTTAGGTTACTGTTCTTGCAACTGGACGAACCGGACGGCTCCGGGCACCGGTATGGGTACGGCGAAGAATCGCGCGAGTATTTGGCCGCGATCGGCGTCTGCGACGAACGGATCGGCAGCGTGCTTGAACGATTGGAGAAGCAAGGTCTTGTCGAAGATAGCCTCATCATCCTGCTCACCGACCATGGCGGAGGCGGAGCGGACAAGCACAGCCACGGCAGCGACCATCCGATGGACCGCAACGTCTTCTGGGGCTGCATCGGGCCTGGCATTAAGAAAGGGCGCTTGTCCGGCACCGTAACGATAACCAATACGGCCGCGATCGCCGCGTTAGCGTTGGGTATAACGATTCCGGAGTACTGGGATGCGCGAATACCCGAGGGACTTCTTGAGGGCGGAGAGAACAACGATGGCTAA
- a CDS encoding metallophosphoesterase family protein produces the protein MAKELRFREDGAFKIVQFTDPEFAANDEEEQRMQAMMLRILEAEQPDLVVYTGDIIASASHPNPADAFRRACSVPERMRIPWAAVFGNHDSEGTITREQLHALQLTFPYNFAKPDPQGVHGVGNYVLTVGDKDRRASAALYFLDSGSYSPLEYSRMGFYDWIRRDQIDWYTRQSYRLTGDNGGTTLPSLAFFHIPLPEYNDAWDFGVCYGERYDTCCAPWINSGMFAAMIEMGDVMGIFVGHDHGNDYWGDWHGIRLCYGRTTRNAYLDRSFPTGARVIAMKEGERNFDTWIHLEDGTVYSEQARHEPEGRTPAIGARGMR, from the coding sequence ATGGCTAAGGAGCTGCGGTTTCGGGAAGATGGAGCCTTCAAAATCGTGCAATTCACGGATCCCGAATTCGCCGCTAACGACGAGGAAGAACAGCGGATGCAAGCGATGATGCTCCGCATTCTGGAAGCGGAACAGCCGGATTTGGTCGTCTATACGGGAGACATTATCGCCTCCGCCTCCCACCCGAATCCGGCGGACGCATTCCGCCGGGCTTGCTCGGTTCCGGAACGCATGCGAATTCCGTGGGCGGCCGTATTCGGCAACCACGATTCGGAAGGAACGATTACTCGGGAGCAACTGCATGCTCTGCAGCTGACCTTTCCTTATAATTTCGCCAAGCCCGATCCACAGGGCGTACACGGAGTCGGCAATTACGTACTGACCGTGGGAGACAAGGACCGGCGGGCTTCCGCCGCCCTTTATTTTCTGGATTCCGGCAGCTATTCGCCGCTGGAGTATAGCCGTATGGGTTTCTACGATTGGATCCGCCGCGATCAGATCGACTGGTATACGCGACAATCCTATCGCCTGACCGGGGACAACGGCGGCACGACTCTGCCATCCCTCGCCTTCTTCCACATTCCCCTTCCCGAATATAACGATGCATGGGACTTCGGCGTCTGTTATGGGGAACGTTACGATACTTGCTGCGCGCCTTGGATCAACTCCGGCATGTTCGCCGCCATGATCGAAATGGGAGACGTCATGGGGATCTTCGTCGGACATGACCATGGCAACGACTATTGGGGAGACTGGCATGGGATCCGTCTCTGCTACGGCCGAACGACGCGTAATGCGTATTTAGACCGGTCCTTCCCCACCGGAGCCCGGGTAATCGCGATGAAAGAAGGCGAGCGGAACTTCGATACGTGGATACACTTGGAGGATGGTACCGTTTATTCGGAACAAGCGCGACACGAACCCGAAGGGCGCACTCCGGCTATCGGGGCCAGAGGGATGCGTTGA
- a CDS encoding DMT family transporter has protein sequence MIILPLVLVLCSGLAHAVWNLFAKQSTDKPVFLWVIYAPATLLLLPTLLTELAAHSFTPFEWLMMGLSLIMQAVYAMLLAFTYKAGDLSQVYPIMRGTPTLLTPVAGVLLLGEALPIWGWAGLCCMLVGFVVMVGRSSRNVDQSSYNKPVWLALCVGLCITAYTLVDKVNLEHLSPLALLDLTCIGFMLGLTPAVLKFDRLKKVVRENKNIIWLGAILSPGSYLLFLFAANIADVSTVAPMREVGIVFGTLLGLFVLKESQGARRLTASVIVVTGIVMIASSSGS, from the coding sequence ATGATCATCCTTCCGCTAGTCCTAGTGTTATGTTCCGGTTTGGCGCATGCCGTATGGAATTTGTTCGCGAAGCAAAGTACGGATAAACCGGTGTTTCTATGGGTTATCTATGCCCCGGCAACTCTGCTTCTATTGCCAACGTTATTAACCGAACTGGCGGCGCATTCCTTCACGCCGTTCGAATGGTTGATGATGGGGCTATCGCTTATCATGCAAGCGGTATATGCCATGTTGTTAGCCTTCACGTATAAGGCGGGGGACCTGTCGCAGGTGTATCCGATTATGCGGGGGACGCCCACGTTGCTGACTCCCGTTGCCGGAGTCCTCTTGTTAGGGGAGGCTTTACCGATATGGGGTTGGGCGGGTTTGTGCTGCATGCTAGTCGGATTCGTCGTTATGGTCGGAAGAAGCTCTCGGAACGTGGATCAATCCTCTTATAACAAACCCGTCTGGTTGGCGTTATGCGTCGGCTTGTGCATTACGGCGTATACGCTGGTCGATAAGGTGAACTTAGAGCATCTATCTCCGCTTGCTCTGTTAGATTTGACATGTATCGGGTTTATGCTGGGACTCACGCCCGCCGTCCTTAAATTTGACCGGTTGAAAAAGGTCGTTCGCGAGAACAAGAACATTATTTGGTTAGGCGCGATCTTGTCGCCGGGTTCGTATTTGTTATTCTTGTTTGCTGCAAATATCGCGGATGTATCTACGGTCGCCCCCATGCGCGAGGTAGGCATCGTGTTCGGTACGCTACTTGGATTATTCGTATTGAAAGAGTCGCAAGGGGCTCGAAGATTAACGGCATCGGTCATTGTCGTGACCGGGATTGTCATGATCGCTTCTTCTTCGGGGAGTTGA
- the tnpC gene encoding IS66 family transposase — protein sequence MKLTSKQVLHVSKGDTEIAGFISALLAQNEKLTEIVETQTRQIKKLENRVQELERQIGQNSNNSSKPPSSDGLRKKNNLREPGGKKGAPKGHEGHTLRFHLEPDEVVVHPLTTCKNCNHSMAELPAQDWIKRQVLDLPLAPLITTEHRAEEKRCPCCRTLQRAEFPSAVKAPVQYGESFAAWTTYLSVYQLLPLKRIAQFFFDLTRYRPSERTLLEQLNTMASRVAEHEPVIKAQLRKEPFICCDETPMRLNGKQQHLHTHSSAEWTLLHMNEKRCGPAFTEMDVLPAYKGIVVHDCFSSYFKSDVTFSHALCNAHLLRDCQGIVDHNRHQWAAQMKELLRRSWKMAKAARASGTRMSDALLAEIDRQYDDILVLGANEWSTDKVPEKTGPRGRKCKSIAANLGDRLTRHKASVLRFLYDDQIPFDNNLAERDIRMSKVKQKISGCFRTAIGGQQFASIRGFISTLLKQSLPLHQSLVSVLRGQFQFSAT from the coding sequence GTGAAGCTAACATCGAAACAGGTACTACACGTTAGCAAAGGAGATACCGAGATTGCTGGCTTTATTTCCGCGCTCCTAGCCCAAAACGAAAAGTTAACCGAGATCGTGGAAACGCAAACCCGGCAAATCAAGAAGCTCGAAAATCGCGTACAGGAGCTAGAACGCCAGATCGGTCAAAATAGCAACAACAGCAGCAAACCACCCTCGAGTGATGGACTGCGCAAAAAGAACAACTTACGCGAGCCCGGAGGCAAGAAAGGCGCTCCTAAAGGGCATGAAGGGCATACCCTTCGTTTTCATCTGGAGCCGGACGAAGTTGTCGTCCATCCCCTTACCACCTGCAAAAACTGCAATCATTCCATGGCTGAACTACCTGCGCAGGATTGGATCAAAAGGCAGGTGCTTGACCTACCCCTAGCTCCGCTCATCACCACCGAGCATCGCGCCGAAGAGAAGCGCTGTCCTTGTTGTCGCACCCTGCAAAGAGCCGAGTTTCCCAGCGCAGTTAAAGCACCTGTTCAATACGGGGAAAGCTTTGCTGCTTGGACGACGTATCTGAGCGTCTATCAGTTGCTCCCCTTGAAGCGCATTGCTCAGTTCTTTTTCGATTTGACCAGGTATCGCCCGAGCGAACGCACTTTGCTTGAGCAACTGAATACGATGGCATCCCGTGTAGCGGAGCATGAACCGGTAATCAAAGCGCAACTGCGCAAAGAACCCTTCATTTGCTGCGATGAAACGCCCATGCGTTTGAACGGGAAACAACAACATCTTCATACGCACTCGAGCGCCGAATGGACGTTACTGCATATGAACGAAAAACGATGCGGGCCGGCGTTCACCGAAATGGATGTGCTGCCTGCCTATAAGGGGATCGTCGTGCATGACTGCTTTTCCTCGTATTTCAAATCAGACGTAACGTTCTCCCATGCGCTCTGTAATGCGCATCTCCTGCGTGACTGCCAGGGCATCGTAGATCACAATCGACATCAATGGGCAGCCCAAATGAAAGAATTGCTTCGCCGAAGTTGGAAAATGGCCAAAGCGGCTAGAGCCTCCGGCACGCGAATGTCAGATGCACTCCTCGCTGAGATTGACCGTCAGTACGACGACATTCTGGTGCTTGGAGCAAACGAATGGTCAACAGATAAGGTTCCCGAGAAAACGGGGCCACGAGGGCGGAAATGCAAAAGTATTGCAGCGAACCTTGGAGACCGACTTACGCGCCACAAGGCGTCGGTACTCCGCTTTCTTTACGATGACCAAATCCCATTTGATAACAATCTGGCTGAACGAGACATTCGCATGTCCAAGGTGAAACAAAAGATCTCGGGTTGCTTTCGGACAGCTATCGGCGGACAGCAGTTTGCCAGCATTCGCGGGTTTATTTCCACACTTCTGAAACAATCCCTCCCTTTGCACCAATCACTCGTTTCCGTTCTTCGCGGTCAGTTTCAGTTTAGTGCTACGTAA
- a CDS encoding transposase, whose amino-acid sequence MGEKRQHYSEEFKEQTVKYIQEQTKTLPQIGEDLNIPSGTLKQWMTKYRKFENEPLVDRATLHQKDKQLMEQERTIEDLKEEIAILKKAMHIFSKERN is encoded by the coding sequence ATGGGTGAGAAGAGACAGCATTACAGTGAAGAGTTTAAAGAACAGACTGTTAAATACATTCAGGAACAGACAAAGACATTGCCCCAGATCGGAGAAGATTTAAACATCCCAAGTGGTACGTTAAAACAGTGGATGACCAAGTACCGCAAGTTTGAGAATGAACCGCTTGTAGATCGTGCGACCCTTCACCAGAAAGATAAGCAACTGATGGAGCAAGAACGCACGATTGAGGATCTCAAGGAAGAAATCGCTATCCTAAAAAAGGCCATGCACATCTTCAGCAAAGAAAGGAACTAA
- a CDS encoding DeoR/GlpR family DNA-binding transcription regulator, with protein sequence MFAQQRHQLIIHQLKRDKSIRTSELMETFGVSFETIRRDLEYLESEGLIQRVHGGAILKEPDYTREIPLPLRESIYVEEKTELSQIASRYVTEGMSIALDVSTTNTQIARVLKDKFQRLTIITNSLPIMNELIDMPNYTLIMIGGMIRNSEQSIIGDLAEEFASRFHADLFFMSMSGVTIDEGITDYGIGEIQVKKIMQANAKHTIALADSSKFDHVSLIKICACSQVDRFVTDSKIDRELVERYKRNRIEIVYE encoded by the coding sequence GTGTTTGCGCAACAGCGGCATCAGTTAATTATCCATCAATTAAAAAGGGACAAATCGATCCGAACCTCGGAGCTCATGGAAACGTTCGGGGTCTCGTTCGAGACGATCAGGCGCGACCTGGAGTATTTGGAGAGCGAAGGTTTGATTCAACGCGTTCATGGGGGAGCGATTCTGAAGGAACCGGACTACACTCGGGAAATTCCGTTGCCGCTTCGCGAATCTATATACGTGGAAGAGAAGACGGAGCTCTCTCAGATCGCTTCCAGGTACGTGACGGAAGGAATGTCCATCGCCCTTGACGTGAGCACGACCAACACGCAGATTGCGCGAGTGCTCAAAGACAAGTTTCAACGTCTGACGATCATTACGAATTCGTTGCCGATCATGAACGAATTGATCGACATGCCGAATTATACGTTGATTATGATCGGCGGAATGATTCGGAATTCGGAGCAAAGCATTATCGGCGATTTAGCCGAAGAATTCGCTTCCCGGTTTCATGCGGATTTATTCTTTATGAGCATGAGCGGAGTGACCATCGATGAGGGCATTACCGATTACGGGATAGGCGAGATCCAGGTGAAGAAGATTATGCAAGCGAACGCGAAGCATACGATCGCGCTTGCGGACAGCAGTAAATTCGATCATGTCTCTCTCATCAAAATATGCGCTTGTTCGCAGGTTGATCGGTTCGTAACGGACTCCAAGATCGATCGGGAGCTTGTGGAAAGGTACAAACGAAACCGAATCGAAATCGTCTACGAGTAG
- a CDS encoding FAD-binding dehydrogenase, with translation MEQDVIVVGAGLAGLVAAAEIADAGKKVVLLDQEPEASLGGQAWWSFGGLFLVDSPEQRRLGIKDSKELALQDWLGSAGFDREDDEDYWGRQWAEAYIDFAAGEKRAWLRKMGISFFPVVGWAERGGYLAEGHGNSVPRFHIVWGTGPAIVEPFERRVREHMNNGLIDYRPRHRVNQLIRHQGAVVGVSGSILVPSDAARGEQSSMDISGPFELRARAVLITSGGIGGNQELVRANWPKRLGDPPKQMLSGVPSHVDGRMLSITEQAGGRIVNKDRMWHYTEGIRNWNSVWPAHGIRILPGPSSLWLDARGRRLPAPNFPGFDTLGTLEALRGTGYDYSWFILTQKIIEKEFALSGSEQNPDLTGKSVRQVLARALPGATGPVKAFMDKGEDFIVASDLEELVAGMNKLTGENLLSFEEIKRQIQARDREMDNAFTKDLQITALRGARNYKGDKWIRVARPHKILDPKNGPLIAVRLHIVSRKTLGGLQTNLSGQVIGSEGAAIPGLYAAGEVSGFGGGGMHGYRALEGTFLGGCLFSGLVAGRAISTI, from the coding sequence GTGGAGCAGGACGTAATCGTAGTAGGAGCGGGGCTCGCAGGTTTAGTAGCGGCGGCGGAGATTGCGGACGCAGGCAAGAAAGTAGTGTTGCTAGACCAAGAGCCGGAAGCTTCGTTGGGCGGTCAGGCTTGGTGGTCATTCGGAGGTTTGTTTCTGGTCGATTCGCCTGAACAACGCCGGTTGGGCATTAAGGATTCCAAGGAGCTTGCGTTACAAGACTGGCTAGGGTCGGCCGGCTTCGATCGGGAAGACGATGAGGATTATTGGGGACGGCAATGGGCGGAAGCCTATATTGATTTCGCGGCCGGGGAGAAAAGGGCTTGGTTGCGCAAGATGGGCATAAGTTTCTTTCCGGTCGTTGGCTGGGCGGAACGAGGCGGATATTTGGCGGAAGGTCATGGAAACTCCGTTCCGAGATTCCATATCGTATGGGGTACGGGACCCGCTATCGTTGAACCCTTCGAACGTCGCGTTCGCGAGCATATGAACAACGGCTTGATCGACTATCGGCCTCGCCATAGGGTGAATCAACTCATTCGGCATCAAGGTGCGGTAGTAGGTGTAAGCGGTTCCATATTGGTTCCGAGCGATGCGGCCCGCGGGGAGCAAAGTTCAATGGACATAAGCGGGCCATTCGAGCTTCGCGCGCGGGCGGTGCTCATCACCAGCGGCGGCATCGGCGGCAATCAGGAGTTGGTTCGGGCAAACTGGCCTAAGCGGCTAGGCGATCCTCCGAAACAGATGCTTTCGGGCGTTCCGTCGCACGTGGACGGGCGAATGCTCTCGATTACCGAACAAGCGGGCGGCCGCATCGTGAATAAGGATCGGATGTGGCATTACACGGAGGGCATTCGCAATTGGAATTCGGTCTGGCCCGCTCACGGGATTCGTATTCTTCCGGGACCGTCTTCGCTCTGGTTGGATGCGCGCGGACGGAGGCTGCCGGCCCCGAATTTTCCGGGTTTCGATACCTTAGGTACGCTTGAGGCTCTTCGAGGAACGGGATACGACTACTCGTGGTTCATCTTGACGCAGAAAATCATCGAGAAGGAATTCGCGCTCTCGGGTTCGGAACAAAATCCGGACTTAACCGGTAAGAGCGTTCGGCAGGTGCTGGCCCGGGCGTTGCCTGGAGCAACGGGTCCCGTTAAGGCATTCATGGATAAAGGCGAGGATTTCATCGTTGCTAGCGATCTGGAAGAATTGGTTGCAGGAATGAATAAGCTTACGGGAGAGAATCTCTTAAGCTTCGAGGAAATCAAACGGCAAATACAAGCCCGCGATCGGGAAATGGACAACGCGTTTACTAAGGATCTTCAGATTACGGCATTGCGGGGAGCGCGCAATTATAAGGGAGATAAGTGGATCCGGGTAGCCCGGCCGCACAAAATACTCGATCCGAAGAACGGTCCCCTGATCGCCGTTCGGTTACACATCGTCAGCCGCAAAACGTTAGGAGGACTGCAAACGAATTTGTCCGGGCAGGTTATCGGCTCCGAGGGCGCAGCCATACCCGGTTTGTACGCGGCGGGAGAAGTGTCCGGATTCGGGGGCGGGGGCATGCACGGATATCGAGCGTTGGAAGGCACTTTTTTGGGAGGCTGCCTCTTCTCGGGGTTGGTAGCTGGTCGTGCGATATCGACAATTTAA
- a CDS encoding alpha/beta fold hydrolase — protein MKAVMHDGHQIEVEVKGEGPDLLLPVNPHPIVGPQADEMLKWGADPALGRSLIDGLSDNYRVIAFDYEGHVLRAAKPDTLTPANISKDFLSVADAVDARQFAYYGYSWLALSGMQLAIQTSRLSALVMGGFPPIAGPYKEMLRVTQATHEMTASTYVNTSDFPATSDEFDWSSVEVTMSDAQTKQFVTLYQELQRFDDRTAQSGIACPRLCFAGSADKIDYGERWGNVQVDIAGPLIHQRQQLEALGWDVSVLAGLDHTQAMQAARVLPILRPWLDANLPRE, from the coding sequence ATGAAAGCCGTAATGCATGATGGACATCAGATCGAGGTAGAAGTTAAGGGAGAAGGACCTGATCTATTGCTTCCGGTAAATCCGCATCCGATCGTGGGGCCGCAGGCCGACGAGATGCTCAAATGGGGAGCGGATCCTGCCCTTGGACGTTCGTTAATCGATGGACTCAGCGACAACTATCGCGTAATCGCATTCGACTATGAAGGCCATGTCTTACGCGCGGCAAAACCCGACACCTTAACTCCGGCTAACATCTCTAAAGATTTTCTGTCCGTTGCCGATGCGGTGGACGCACGACAATTCGCCTATTACGGATATTCCTGGCTTGCGCTTAGCGGAATGCAGTTAGCTATTCAAACCTCTCGCCTTTCGGCACTCGTTATGGGAGGTTTTCCTCCGATTGCCGGTCCATACAAGGAAATGCTAAGAGTAACGCAAGCGACCCATGAAATGACCGCTTCAACGTATGTTAACACTAGCGACTTCCCCGCAACGTCCGATGAATTCGATTGGTCGTCGGTTGAAGTAACGATGAGCGATGCCCAGACGAAACAGTTCGTCACCTTGTACCAGGAACTTCAACGCTTCGACGATCGAACCGCCCAATCCGGAATCGCTTGCCCTCGCCTTTGCTTCGCAGGATCGGCCGACAAGATCGATTACGGCGAGCGTTGGGGGAATGTTCAGGTGGACATTGCCGGTCCGCTCATTCATCAACGCCAGCAACTAGAAGCGCTGGGCTGGGATGTGTCCGTGCTTGCGGGGCTCGATCATACGCAAGCTATGCAAGCGGCCCGCGTTCTTCCTATCCTTCGTCCATGGCTAGACGCGAATTTACCCCGCGAATAA
- a CDS encoding GNAT family N-acetyltransferase, producing MSHSFTIELEFVRLRTFTELDYEELYDLTRQTEITDLLPDWNMTEEQLEGFLGFVIGSYDTFDPSDVRILLAMEHKRDKRLIGWCGVFPNDLLDPIAREIAYAISKDYRNQGHITAAVRAMASFVFRHTQLEQIVAIVKPHNHASRRVVEKAGFRHLDLVRLSDQQDYDYFEYPKTGSDESEIDNRLLVRKARPEDAETLADIMKRTFNREINIWHQAEGPPDNNLCPPGYDSVEMHKYAIRESHYYVIVYERRTIGGICINSTGKRHARIDKLFIDPSYQGQGFGSKVVSLIEKAFATVEEWRLETSSKQVHNHRFYEKAGFVRTYESEREYGYEKIIPRVKDAIGIKHIEGEASRMENRNFSDTEFENCFMKGVDFYKINLEDGRYTNSNLQNSQFTDCNLSGSKFTNLNLTHVLLADLRLSGSEIGLVSLDGVYFHDTNLGADKKPILFERCDLSGSELRGCNLTNVNIRQCDLSGMKINDIPADELLSAYYKAVK from the coding sequence ATGAGCCATTCATTTACGATAGAGCTGGAATTCGTTAGATTGCGGACATTTACCGAACTGGATTATGAAGAATTATATGATCTCACGAGGCAAACGGAAATTACGGATCTTCTGCCGGATTGGAATATGACGGAGGAACAGCTGGAAGGTTTCCTTGGTTTCGTTATTGGGAGCTATGATACGTTCGATCCGTCGGACGTGAGAATTTTATTAGCCATGGAGCACAAGCGAGATAAGCGACTTATTGGATGGTGCGGCGTTTTTCCTAACGACTTGTTGGATCCGATAGCAAGGGAAATCGCTTATGCGATCTCGAAGGATTATCGCAATCAGGGTCATATCACGGCCGCGGTTCGGGCTATGGCTTCCTTCGTCTTCCGTCACACTCAGTTGGAACAAATCGTTGCCATCGTTAAACCCCATAACCATGCATCGAGAAGAGTCGTGGAGAAAGCGGGTTTTCGTCATCTTGATCTCGTCCGGTTATCCGACCAACAGGACTATGATTATTTTGAATATCCAAAGACCGGCTCGGACGAATCGGAGATCGACAATCGATTGCTTGTTCGTAAAGCAAGACCGGAGGATGCCGAAACTTTAGCGGATATTATGAAAAGAACGTTTAATCGGGAGATAAACATTTGGCATCAAGCGGAGGGGCCTCCGGACAATAATCTTTGCCCTCCTGGCTACGACTCGGTGGAAATGCACAAGTATGCGATTCGAGAATCGCATTATTACGTCATTGTATACGAAAGACGAACGATTGGCGGCATTTGCATTAACTCTACGGGCAAGAGACATGCCAGGATAGATAAGCTGTTCATTGATCCGAGCTATCAGGGACAGGGTTTCGGGTCGAAGGTCGTTTCTCTGATCGAGAAGGCGTTTGCTACCGTAGAAGAATGGAGGTTGGAAACTTCAAGCAAGCAAGTTCACAACCATCGCTTCTATGAGAAAGCGGGCTTCGTCAGAACCTATGAGTCGGAGCGTGAGTATGGTTATGAGAAAATCATACCGAGGGTGAAGGATGCAATTGGGATCAAGCATATAGAAGGGGAAGCTTCCAGAATGGAGAACCGGAACTTCTCGGATACGGAGTTCGAGAACTGCTTCATGAAAGGAGTAGATTTCTACAAAATAAATTTAGAGGACGGTCGATACACCAATAGTAATCTGCAAAACAGTCAGTTTACCGACTGTAACCTAAGTGGCTCCAAATTCACGAATCTAAACCTCACGCATGTTCTTCTGGCCGACTTAAGGTTAAGCGGCAGCGAGATCGGATTGGTTTCTTTGGACGGAGTTTACTTTCACGATACGAATCTAGGGGCGGATAAGAAACCAATATTGTTCGAGAGATGCGATTTGAGCGGCAGCGAGTTGCGCGGGTGTAATCTTACGAACGTAAATATTCGTCAATGCGATCTGTCGGGAATGAAAATTAACGATATCCCCGCTGATGAACTGTTGAGCGCTTATTACAAAGCGGTCAAGTAA
- a CDS encoding heme-degrading domain-containing protein, translating to MNEIMSKLLSQEEELQFASFTNEDALQLGLLIVEIAKAEFEKGIAVHIENDEHPLFTHYMKGTSQGNRYWIHTKKNVVNHYGNSSLYVGEMFKDKGTTFKESSDLPESDYQGEGGSFPITVRGQGKVGTVTVTGLTGEEDHYLAVEGIRKYLSRK from the coding sequence ATGAATGAAATCATGAGCAAATTGCTAAGCCAAGAGGAAGAGCTGCAGTTCGCTTCCTTTACGAACGAAGATGCGCTGCAATTGGGGTTGTTGATCGTTGAAATCGCCAAAGCGGAATTCGAGAAGGGCATTGCCGTGCATATCGAGAACGATGAGCATCCTTTGTTCACGCATTACATGAAGGGAACCTCGCAAGGCAATAGGTATTGGATTCACACGAAGAAGAACGTCGTGAATCATTACGGGAATAGCTCCTTGTACGTGGGGGAGATGTTCAAAGACAAAGGGACTACGTTCAAAGAGAGTTCCGATTTGCCCGAGTCGGATTATCAAGGGGAAGGCGGATCTTTCCCGATAACGGTACGCGGGCAAGGGAAAGTAGGAACCGTCACGGTGACCGGGTTAACGGGCGAAGAGGATCATTATCTGGCGGTAGAAGGCATCCGCAAATATCTATCTCGCAAATAA